A single Harpia harpyja isolate bHarHar1 chromosome 6, bHarHar1 primary haplotype, whole genome shotgun sequence DNA region contains:
- the NUDT5 gene encoding ADP-sugar pyrophosphatase, with protein MAAETSTEVPKTARQFVLKEEVIVERKWLKLEETTYTDPFGKTRTWETVKRTGNKKGVSADGVAVIAVLQRTLHYDCIVLVKQFRPPINSYCLEFPAGLIEENETAESAALRELEEETGYKGEVIECTPALCLDPGLSNSTTHIVSVTINGDEAENTRPKQKLGEF; from the exons ATGGCAGCTGAGACATCCACAGAAGTTCCAAAAACTGCTAGACAGTTCGTCCTTAAAGAAGAG GTAATTGTAGAAAGAAAATGGTTGAAGCTTGAAGAAACAACTTATACTGATCCCTTTGGTAAAACCAG AACTTGGGAAACTGTAAAGCGTACTGGCAACAAAAAGGGTGTTTCAGCTGACG GTGTTGCAGTGATAGCGGTACTACAGAGAACTCTCCACTACGACTGTATTGTCCTAGTGAAACAGTTCAGGCCCCCAATTAACAGCTATTGCTTGGAATTTCCTGCAG GCCTCATTGAGGAAAATGAGACTGCAGAAAGCGCTGCATTGCGAGAATTGGAGGAAGAAACTGGGTACAAGGGGGAAGTCATTGAATGTACTCcag CTCTCTGCTTGGACCCAGGTTTGTCAAACAGCACGACACACATTGTGAGCGTCACCATTAATGGAGATGAGGCTGAGAATACAAGACCTAAGCAAAAACTTGGTGAGTTTT AA